One segment of Oscillatoria sp. FACHB-1407 DNA contains the following:
- the sfsA gene encoding DNA/RNA nuclease SfsA produces the protein MSPDWIYPYPTLYPGTLIKRYKRFFADICLEDGSIVTAHCPNTGPMTGVNIPGNRVLVSHNPSPKRSLAYTWELIEVMDEQPIWVGTNTALPNRVIKAALVDRLFPSLGHYSEIQSEVPYGEDKKSRIDFLLTSQDGRSPIYIEVKNTTWAQKHVALFPDTVTTRGQKHLRELAALVPHARAVMLYFINRGDCTHFAPGDTADPVYGQLLREAIALGVEVLPCRFEQSQTGVRYLGLAEMEIL, from the coding sequence ATGTCGCCTGACTGGATTTATCCCTATCCCACGCTTTATCCTGGAACCCTTATCAAGCGTTACAAACGATTTTTTGCTGATATTTGCCTAGAGGATGGGTCAATTGTCACGGCGCATTGCCCCAACACCGGACCGATGACTGGGGTCAACATTCCTGGGAATCGGGTGTTGGTGTCCCATAACCCCAGTCCCAAGCGATCGCTTGCCTATACCTGGGAGTTAATTGAGGTGATGGATGAGCAACCCATCTGGGTCGGTACAAACACTGCATTGCCCAATCGCGTGATTAAGGCTGCTTTAGTGGATCGTCTGTTTCCTTCACTGGGTCACTACAGCGAGATTCAGTCGGAAGTGCCCTACGGAGAGGACAAAAAGAGCCGGATTGATTTCCTGCTGACAAGTCAGGACGGTCGCTCCCCGATTTATATCGAGGTGAAAAACACCACTTGGGCGCAGAAACACGTTGCTCTGTTTCCCGATACGGTGACGACGCGAGGACAAAAGCACCTGCGAGAGTTGGCAGCACTGGTTCCTCATGCCAGGGCGGTGATGTTGTACTTCATTAATCGGGGTGATTGTACCCATTTTGCCCCCGGTGACACCGCTGATCCGGTGTATGGGCAATTGCTACGAGAGGCGATCGCCCTGGGTGTGGAGGTATTGCCCTGTCGGTTTGAGCAGAGCCAAACAGGGGTGCGGTATCTGGGGTTGGCTGAGATGGAGATACTCTAA
- a CDS encoding M61 family metallopeptidase has product MTEATQLRPTSRSRTQLDLHYQIAMPQPESHLFEVTLQIKGWDADVLDLKMPVWTPGSYLVREYARHLQDFKAEGKQSLTWRKLSKNHWQIDTSHLSEITVRYRIFANELTVRTNHLDATHGYFNPAALCFYIPGFEKNLIRITIAPPHADWQVATPLEAIAGEPNTFVAADFDTLVDSPFEIGRHQLYEFEVLQKPHALAVWGQGSLDADQVIADTQKIIAVEASMFGGLPYDRYLFLLHLSSQGFGGLEHKTSCTLNYSRFGFRSQDKYNRFMQLVAHEFFHLWNVKRIRPKALEVFDYDNENYTPSLWFSEGTTSYYDLNIPFRAGIYNAQTFIRALSKEITRFLTTPGRRVQPLSESSFDAWIKLYRRDAYSDNSQMSYYLKGEMVSFLLDLLIRERHGNERSLDDVMRRMWHQFGQVEIGFTADELQGVIESVADKSLSDFFHRYLHTVEELPFNDYLEPFGLQLVADKVDHQPPFVGMTVKTEHGREAIKFVESGSPAHQAGIDIGDELLALNGLRVSADQWSDRLSDYAPGDTIELTVFHQDELRTYSVTLAEPRPTNYQIVPVDRPTPVQEQNCAGWLGCSLASLR; this is encoded by the coding sequence ATGACAGAAGCAACTCAACTCCGCCCAACGTCTCGATCGCGTACTCAGCTTGACTTGCATTATCAGATCGCGATGCCGCAACCGGAGTCGCACCTGTTTGAGGTGACGTTGCAGATCAAAGGATGGGATGCGGATGTCCTGGATTTAAAGATGCCTGTGTGGACTCCAGGCTCTTATTTGGTGCGGGAATATGCCCGCCACTTACAAGACTTTAAAGCTGAGGGGAAGCAGTCGCTGACTTGGCGTAAGCTGAGCAAAAATCACTGGCAAATTGACACTAGTCATCTCTCTGAGATCACTGTGCGTTACCGCATCTTTGCCAACGAACTGACCGTTAGAACCAATCACCTTGACGCGACGCACGGTTACTTTAACCCAGCAGCATTGTGCTTTTACATACCAGGGTTTGAAAAAAATCTGATTCGTATTACGATCGCCCCTCCTCACGCAGATTGGCAAGTGGCGACCCCTTTAGAAGCGATCGCCGGAGAACCGAATACCTTTGTTGCAGCAGATTTTGACACCCTCGTAGATAGCCCGTTTGAGATTGGTCGCCATCAACTCTACGAATTTGAGGTACTACAAAAGCCTCATGCTCTTGCCGTTTGGGGACAGGGCAGTTTAGACGCAGACCAGGTCATTGCCGACACTCAAAAGATCATCGCGGTTGAGGCGTCGATGTTTGGTGGGTTACCCTACGATCGCTACCTGTTTTTGCTGCATTTGTCTTCTCAGGGGTTTGGGGGGTTAGAACATAAGACGTCCTGCACGTTGAACTACTCTCGCTTTGGCTTCCGCAGTCAAGACAAATACAACCGCTTCATGCAATTAGTCGCCCACGAGTTCTTTCACCTGTGGAATGTGAAGCGCATCCGTCCTAAAGCGTTGGAAGTCTTTGACTACGACAACGAAAATTACACCCCTTCTCTCTGGTTTAGTGAGGGCACGACCAGCTATTACGACCTGAATATTCCGTTTCGGGCAGGCATCTACAACGCTCAGACGTTCATCCGCGCCCTAAGTAAGGAAATTACCCGGTTTCTCACAACTCCTGGGCGACGGGTGCAACCCTTAAGCGAATCGAGCTTTGATGCCTGGATTAAGCTCTATCGCCGCGATGCCTATAGCGATAATTCGCAAATGTCCTATTACCTCAAGGGCGAGATGGTGTCGTTTTTGCTGGATCTACTGATTCGTGAGCGGCATGGCAATGAGCGATCGCTTGATGATGTGATGCGGCGCATGTGGCATCAGTTTGGGCAGGTTGAAATTGGCTTTACGGCTGACGAGTTGCAGGGAGTGATTGAGTCGGTAGCCGACAAATCCCTCAGTGATTTCTTTCACCGCTACCTCCACACTGTTGAAGAGTTGCCCTTTAACGACTATCTGGAGCCGTTTGGTTTGCAATTGGTGGCAGACAAAGTGGATCACCAACCACCGTTTGTCGGCATGACGGTGAAAACCGAGCATGGACGGGAAGCCATTAAATTTGTAGAGTCTGGCTCTCCGGCTCATCAAGCGGGCATTGACATTGGCGATGAACTGCTAGCGTTGAATGGCTTGCGCGTTTCGGCAGACCAGTGGAGCGATCGCCTCAGTGACTACGCCCCCGGTGACACGATTGAACTCACTGTCTTCCATCAGGACGAACTGAGAACCTATTCAGTCACCCTAGCTGAACCTCGTCCAACCAATTATCAAATTGTGCCCGTCGATCGCCCCACTCCTGTACAGGAGCAAAACTGTGCTGGGTGGTTGGGCTGCTCGTTAGCGTCGTTGCGTTAG
- a CDS encoding Crp/Fnr family transcriptional regulator, with amino-acid sequence MQTAVFSELFPLFQSASPETLDWLLSIAVEHEYPADRAVLMEDAWGNAVYFVESGWVKVRRHAGDEVVTLAILGRGDFFGEMAILDESPRSTDVVALSSVKLLSISAQRFIQTLFKDSQLHHRMLQLMVRRLRQTNFRFQLAHQAPAIKLANTLVFLGETYGQSSSQGTEIFNIPTKDLADAASISVDEATKIMEKLESKGWIKIDAANQALYLVNMKQLAHLAGRI; translated from the coding sequence ATGCAGACCGCCGTTTTTAGTGAGCTTTTCCCCCTATTTCAATCCGCCAGCCCAGAAACACTCGACTGGTTGCTGTCCATTGCCGTTGAGCACGAATACCCAGCTGATCGCGCTGTCCTGATGGAAGATGCTTGGGGCAACGCAGTTTACTTTGTTGAGTCAGGTTGGGTCAAAGTGCGTCGCCATGCAGGCGATGAGGTGGTCACATTAGCCATCCTGGGGCGAGGTGATTTCTTTGGTGAAATGGCGATTCTGGATGAATCCCCCCGCTCAACAGATGTAGTTGCGCTTTCGTCGGTAAAGCTATTGAGCATTTCGGCGCAACGCTTCATTCAAACTCTGTTCAAAGACTCTCAACTGCATCACCGCATGTTGCAGCTAATGGTGAGACGGTTGAGACAAACCAACTTCCGGTTTCAACTTGCCCATCAGGCTCCTGCCATTAAGCTCGCTAACACGCTGGTCTTTTTAGGCGAAACCTACGGTCAGTCCTCCTCGCAGGGCACGGAAATCTTTAACATTCCCACCAAAGATCTGGCAGATGCTGCCAGCATTTCTGTGGATGAAGCTACCAAGATTATGGAGAAGTTAGAGAGTAAAGGTTGGATTAAGATCGATGCCGCGAACCAGGCACTTTATCTTGTCAACATGAAGCAACTGGCACATCTGGCAGGAAGAATTTAG
- a CDS encoding 3'(2'),5'-bisphosphate nucleotidase CysQ family protein yields MNPFSSDQVESINQLILNCGEKATQMAEQPFQVFEKGAKDYVTNVDRLLDEMITTKLSELFPNDGIISEENVQSRQAFHNDYQRLWLIDPLDGTDDFIQHSPHYAVMVGLLQQGEPIAGWVHAPASGQLYYGGTGWGLFHATSQSLEGRSLTQPKPLIPTEPPPLSEEFCPIIIGDKDRRIYGKAIAHLIPGVEFSAVGSFGLKVMQIVLGKAGLYLYLNRKVKLWDTVGPIALAHAAGLVCCDLDGHPLKFTAHAIDPDTLAHQQPIIIGWASYVEALRPRLQQAIQQA; encoded by the coding sequence ATGAATCCCTTCTCCTCAGACCAAGTTGAGTCCATCAACCAGTTAATTCTCAATTGCGGTGAAAAAGCTACCCAAATGGCAGAACAACCGTTTCAAGTTTTTGAAAAGGGGGCCAAGGATTACGTTACCAATGTCGATCGCCTGTTGGATGAGATGATCACGACTAAGCTGAGCGAGCTTTTCCCAAACGATGGCATCATTTCGGAGGAAAACGTGCAGTCGCGGCAGGCATTTCACAATGACTATCAACGGCTCTGGCTCATTGATCCGTTGGATGGCACCGATGATTTTATTCAACATAGCCCCCACTATGCCGTGATGGTGGGTTTGTTGCAGCAAGGGGAACCAATAGCGGGATGGGTTCACGCTCCGGCGTCCGGTCAGCTTTATTACGGTGGCACGGGTTGGGGATTGTTTCACGCAACAAGCCAGTCCCTTGAGGGGCGATCGCTCACTCAGCCCAAGCCCCTCATCCCAACAGAACCGCCCCCGTTATCCGAGGAGTTTTGCCCCATCATCATCGGCGACAAAGATCGACGGATCTACGGAAAGGCGATCGCCCACCTCATTCCAGGTGTAGAGTTCAGTGCAGTCGGCAGTTTTGGTTTGAAGGTGATGCAGATTGTATTGGGGAAGGCAGGGTTGTACCTGTATCTCAACCGTAAGGTCAAACTGTGGGACACCGTTGGACCCATTGCCCTCGCCCACGCGGCTGGTCTGGTGTGTTGTGATCTGGATGGGCATCCCCTGAAATTCACAGCCCATGCCATTGACCCAGACACCCTTGCCCATCAGCAACCCATCATTATCGGATGGGCATCTTATGTGGAGGCATTGCGTCCCCGATTGCAGCAAGCAATTCAACAAGCATAA
- a CDS encoding DUF1257 domain-containing protein: MSHFSTLRTKITDAEILKASLRDLGITVKTDADVRGYNGQRVRSDIVAVLEGEYDLGWSRNTDGSFDLVADLWGVAKKHNQTELINSINQKYAVNKTLAEVKRPGLQNANVKLVLQK, translated from the coding sequence ATGTCTCACTTTAGCACTCTGCGCACCAAGATCACTGACGCTGAAATCCTCAAGGCTTCCCTGCGGGATCTCGGCATCACCGTTAAGACAGATGCTGATGTTCGTGGCTACAACGGTCAGCGCGTTCGCTCTGACATCGTTGCTGTCCTCGAAGGCGAATATGATCTGGGCTGGTCTCGCAATACCGATGGTTCTTTTGACCTCGTTGCTGACCTTTGGGGTGTTGCTAAGAAGCACAACCAGACTGAACTGATCAACTCGATCAACCAGAAGTATGCTGTGAACAAAACTCTGGCTGAAGTTAAGCGTCCTGGTTTGCAAAATGCCAACGTTAAGTTGGTTCTGCAAAAGTAG
- the ycf46 gene encoding stress-responsive protein Ycf46: protein MKEELSILVQAQYPLIYLVTSEEERAEQTIATIAQMKPQRRFFIWTVTHGIVEYGQPRNVTQHNTLAPEAAIEWVVRQREPGIFVFKDLHPFIDSPGVTRWLRDAIASFKDTQKAIVLMSPVQNIPIELEKEIAVLDFPLPDMAELNQVLTHQLDQIRPVRKITTETREKLLKAALGLTRDESEKVYRKAQVTAGRLTEAEVDVVLSEKKQLIRRNGILEYIEEDETIDAVGGLEELKKWLHQRSNAFTERAREYGLPQPKGMLILGVPGCGKSLIAKTTARLWGLPLLRLDMGRVYDGSMVGRSEANLRNALKTAESISPAILFIDEIDKAFAGSTGSADSDGGTSSRIFGSFLTWMQEKTSPVFVMATANRVERLPGEFLRKGRFDEIFFVDLPNAEERKEIFKIHLTKRRRDIGRFDLDQLVNVCDGFSGAEIEQALIAAMYEAFAGDREFTQLDIIAAIKATLPLSKTMSEQVTALRDWARQRARPAASSVAEYQRLEF, encoded by the coding sequence GTTTTTCATCTGGACTGTGACCCACGGCATCGTTGAGTACGGGCAACCCCGTAACGTTACCCAACACAATACTCTCGCTCCAGAAGCAGCCATTGAGTGGGTAGTGCGTCAGCGGGAACCTGGCATTTTTGTCTTCAAGGATCTGCATCCATTTATCGATTCACCCGGAGTGACTCGCTGGTTGCGAGATGCGATCGCCAGTTTCAAAGACACTCAAAAGGCGATTGTCCTGATGTCTCCGGTGCAGAATATTCCAATCGAGCTTGAGAAAGAAATTGCAGTGCTCGACTTCCCGCTACCGGATATGGCAGAGCTGAATCAAGTCTTAACTCATCAGCTTGACCAAATTCGTCCGGTTCGCAAAATTACAACCGAAACTCGTGAGAAGTTGCTCAAAGCAGCGTTGGGTTTAACTCGTGATGAGTCGGAAAAGGTTTATCGCAAAGCTCAAGTCACCGCAGGTCGGCTGACTGAAGCAGAAGTTGATGTTGTGCTCTCTGAGAAAAAGCAGCTGATTCGCCGCAACGGCATTCTGGAATACATCGAAGAAGATGAAACTATCGATGCAGTTGGCGGTTTAGAAGAGTTGAAGAAGTGGCTCCACCAGCGTTCCAATGCCTTTACTGAACGGGCAAGAGAATATGGACTGCCCCAACCCAAAGGGATGCTGATTTTGGGAGTTCCGGGTTGTGGTAAATCACTCATTGCCAAAACCACCGCCCGTCTATGGGGCTTGCCACTGTTACGGTTAGATATGGGTCGGGTCTATGACGGCTCCATGGTGGGTCGCTCAGAAGCCAACTTGAGAAATGCCCTGAAAACAGCTGAATCGATCTCTCCCGCCATTCTCTTTATTGATGAGATTGATAAAGCCTTTGCAGGCAGTACGGGTTCCGCTGACTCTGATGGCGGCACCTCCAGCCGGATCTTCGGCTCCTTCCTGACCTGGATGCAGGAGAAAACCTCTCCCGTGTTTGTCATGGCAACGGCAAACCGAGTAGAGCGACTCCCCGGAGAGTTTCTGCGGAAGGGACGATTTGACGAGATCTTCTTCGTCGATCTACCCAACGCCGAAGAGCGTAAAGAGATCTTCAAGATTCACCTTACCAAGCGTCGCCGTGATATTGGTCGCTTTGACCTTGACCAGTTGGTGAATGTCTGTGACGGGTTCTCTGGTGCAGAGATTGAACAAGCTTTGATTGCCGCCATGTATGAGGCATTTGCGGGCGATCGCGAGTTTACTCAACTCGATATCATCGCCGCCATCAAGGCAACCCTACCGCTTTCTAAGACGATGAGTGAGCAGGTTACAGCCCTAAGAGATTGGGCAAGGCAGCGCGCGCGACCTGCGGCGTCCTCCGTTGCTGAATATCAGCGATTGGAGTTCTAA